From Cellulophaga lytica DSM 7489, a single genomic window includes:
- a CDS encoding transporter, translating into MKNLTIITCLLVACNAFAMHKTEPTDSLPATATTKHYVFEDFCDTCGCSGNGGSMGFGTGLDTNFAGVRYISQSYRSRDGIFNNSPWIDENFNTLQAWGRIPLGKRFLVNAIVPYHFHNREFANESSQNINGLGDITLLGFYKILAKQDSIMVVGPQHSLQVGGGVKMPTGSFDRANNTGSVNTSFQLGTGSWDYVTAVNYGLTHNNWGMSAMVNYTFKTKNTKDYQFGNQLNYGLNTYKTYYLSNDFALTPAVGVSGENYDEDESYGLTVLNTGGNVFFGKFSVETSYKTYSLGVTTMLPIDQDLNNGKVEVKNRLSLYLNINI; encoded by the coding sequence ATGAAAAATTTAACAATAATAACGTGTCTATTGGTTGCGTGTAATGCGTTTGCAATGCATAAAACAGAACCAACAGACAGTTTGCCAGCAACAGCAACAACAAAGCATTACGTTTTTGAAGACTTTTGCGATACTTGTGGCTGTAGTGGTAATGGTGGTAGTATGGGGTTTGGTACAGGTTTAGACACTAATTTTGCAGGTGTGCGTTACATATCTCAAAGTTACAGGTCTAGAGATGGTATATTTAACAATTCACCTTGGATAGATGAAAACTTTAATACATTACAGGCTTGGGGTAGAATACCTTTGGGTAAGCGTTTTTTAGTTAACGCTATAGTTCCTTATCATTTTCATAATAGAGAGTTTGCAAATGAGTCTTCTCAAAATATTAATGGTTTGGGAGATATTACATTGTTGGGGTTTTATAAAATTTTAGCAAAGCAAGATAGTATTATGGTTGTTGGTCCGCAGCACTCTTTACAAGTTGGTGGTGGAGTAAAAATGCCAACAGGTAGTTTTGATAGGGCTAATAATACCGGAAGTGTAAACACTAGTTTTCAATTAGGAACCGGAAGTTGGGATTATGTTACTGCAGTTAATTACGGACTTACACATAACAATTGGGGGATGTCTGCAATGGTAAATTATACGTTTAAAACAAAAAACACTAAAGATTATCAGTTTGGTAATCAGTTAAACTATGGTTTAAATACTTATAAAACATATTACTTGTCTAATGATTTTGCATTAACGCCTGCAGTTGGTGTTAGTGGAGAAAATTATGATGAAGATGAGTCTTACGGATTAACAGTGTTAAACACAGGAGGTAATGTTTTTTTTGGAAAATTTAGTGTAGAGACTAGTTACAAAACATACTCGTTAGGGGTAACTACAATGTTGCCAATAGATCAAGATTTAAATAATGGTAAGGTTGAGGTAAAAAATAGATTGTCTTTGTACCTAAACATAAACATTTAG
- a CDS encoding cytochrome-c peroxidase: MKKISFFLVVLAFVSCQSDDDGYTNIPVELEVPAHFPEVTYNLAHNPLTKNGIELGRKLFYEGAVSSTGTVSCGTCHEQKYAFTHHGHTFSHGVNDLEGTRNTPPVQNMAFLENFAWDGATGHLDLFPVIPITTEVEMDETLENVIAKLKNKPDYKALFAAAFEDGEVNSENFLLALSQFMVTMISADAKYDKYINNQVQLTEIEQQGLVLFEQKCASCHATALFSDGSFKNNGLQPNTKLNDLGRSVVTGFAEDNYKFKVPSLRNIAVTAPYMHDGRFGSLEAVLAFYDSGVVDSQTLDPLLRSGERLGIATTAEERVAIIAFLNTLTDNTFLTDERFSEK, from the coding sequence ATGAAAAAAATTAGCTTCTTTTTGGTTGTATTGGCTTTTGTAAGTTGCCAGAGTGATGATGATGGGTATACTAATATTCCGGTAGAGTTAGAGGTGCCTGCTCATTTCCCTGAAGTAACTTATAATTTAGCTCACAATCCGTTAACAAAAAACGGAATAGAACTTGGCCGTAAATTGTTTTATGAAGGTGCAGTGTCTTCTACAGGTACGGTTTCATGTGGTACTTGTCATGAACAAAAATATGCGTTTACTCATCACGGACATACATTTAGCCATGGCGTAAACGATTTAGAAGGGACAAGAAATACACCTCCTGTACAAAATATGGCTTTTTTAGAAAATTTTGCTTGGGATGGTGCAACGGGTCATTTAGATCTTTTTCCTGTAATTCCTATTACTACAGAGGTAGAAATGGATGAGACCTTAGAAAATGTGATAGCAAAGCTGAAAAATAAACCAGACTACAAAGCACTTTTTGCTGCGGCTTTTGAAGATGGTGAGGTAAATTCTGAAAATTTTTTGTTAGCGTTGTCACAGTTTATGGTCACTATGATTTCTGCAGATGCTAAGTATGATAAGTACATAAATAACCAAGTGCAACTAACAGAGATAGAACAGCAAGGTTTGGTACTTTTTGAGCAAAAATGTGCTAGTTGTCACGCTACAGCATTATTTTCTGATGGTAGTTTTAAAAATAATGGTTTGCAACCCAATACCAAATTAAATGATTTAGGTAGGAGTGTAGTAACTGGTTTTGCAGAGGACAATTATAAGTTTAAAGTGCCCAGCCTTAGAAATATTGCGGTTACTGCACCGTATATGCATGATGGTAGATTTGGGTCTTTAGAGGCGGTACTTGCTTTTTATGATAGTGGAGTTGTAGACTCGCAAACCTTAGATCCTTTATTGCGTAGTGGTGAGAGATTGGGTATTGCTACAACAGCAGAGGAAAGGGTGGCAATTATTGCCTTTTTAAACACCCTTACAGATAATACTTTTTTAACGGACGAACGATTTTCAGAAAAATAG
- a CDS encoding MbnP family protein codes for MKTKFLKSIVVSFSLIALASCSSDDDGEMDNVNPGQVTLEFDNGFAGNNLIIGNANTANANGEALTVSRLNYIVSNIVLIDEDGMEYTYPKESSYFIISEDSNDELADNTKVVLEDVPAGTYTAVKFGIGVDREKYNQGLSGAGEFWDAAGEYDMTWSWAAGYKYINFEGTYTSNTTTDEQFWVHLGRASDEVTNYTETTIEVPSGSAIIVNEVMAPEVHIITDANQLLTAAEAVSLEAYDNAIMGGEGAVKVATNVPLAFKIDHVHNNEAGNSSH; via the coding sequence ATGAAAACAAAATTTTTAAAATCGATAGTAGTAAGTTTTAGTTTAATTGCATTGGCATCTTGCTCATCTGATGATGACGGAGAAATGGACAATGTTAACCCAGGACAAGTTACACTAGAATTTGATAATGGTTTTGCAGGAAACAATTTAATAATAGGTAATGCTAATACAGCAAATGCTAATGGTGAGGCCTTAACCGTATCTCGTTTAAATTACATAGTAAGTAATATTGTTTTAATAGATGAGGATGGTATGGAGTACACTTACCCAAAAGAAAGTAGCTACTTTATTATTAGTGAAGATTCTAATGATGAGTTGGCAGACAATACAAAAGTAGTTTTAGAAGATGTGCCAGCAGGTACATACACAGCTGTTAAATTTGGTATTGGTGTAGATAGAGAAAAGTACAACCAGGGATTAAGCGGAGCAGGAGAGTTTTGGGATGCTGCTGGTGAGTATGACATGACGTGGTCTTGGGCTGCAGGTTACAAGTACATTAATTTTGAAGGTACTTACACATCTAACACAACTACAGATGAGCAGTTCTGGGTACACTTAGGTAGAGCTAGTGATGAGGTTACAAACTATACAGAAACTACTATAGAGGTGCCTTCTGGTTCTGCAATTATTGTAAATGAAGTAATGGCTCCAGAAGTACATATTATTACAGATGCAAATCAACTTTTAACAGCTGCTGAGGCTGTAAGTTTAGAGGCATATGACAATGCTATAATGGGTGGCGAAGGTGCAGTGAAAGTGGCAACTAATGTGCCGTTAGCATTTAAAATAGATCATGTACACAACAACGAAGCTGGTAACAGCAGTCACTAA
- a CDS encoding Lrp/AsnC ligand binding domain-containing protein has translation MKFDNDRIKIDGIDKKIIRYLMQDARKPILEIARKIGISGAAIHQRLRKLETSGLMSGSKFVINPKVLGYTTMAYIGIFLDKAMSNPKAVKELEKIPEVLECHYTTGNWSILIKVLCKDNEHLMHVLNKEIQQIQGVSRTETFISLNQQIDRQIQI, from the coding sequence ATGAAATTTGATAACGATAGAATAAAAATTGACGGAATAGACAAAAAAATTATAAGGTATCTTATGCAAGATGCTCGTAAGCCTATTTTAGAAATTGCTCGTAAAATAGGAATTTCTGGTGCAGCTATCCATCAACGTTTACGTAAGTTAGAAACATCTGGACTAATGTCCGGTTCTAAGTTTGTTATTAACCCAAAAGTTTTAGGGTATACTACAATGGCATACATTGGTATTTTTTTAGATAAGGCAATGAGCAACCCAAAGGCTGTTAAGGAGCTAGAGAAAATTCCAGAGGTTTTAGAGTGCCACTATACTACAGGCAACTGGTCTATTTTAATAAAAGTGTTGTGTAAAGATAATGAGCATCTTATGCATGTTTTAAATAAAGAAATACAGCAAATACAAGGTGTTTCTAGAACCGAAACTTTTATTTCTTTAAACCAGCAAATAGATAGGCAAATACAAATATAA
- a CDS encoding saccharopine dehydrogenase family protein, with the protein MLRQILVLGAGKSTAYLLDYLLEKAAEESLHITIADLQPQNIAPHIANHQACSVVGLDIFNIEERQKLVQKATLVISMLPASLHIQVAKDCVNFKKHLVTASYVSDELLGLNKEVKDNKLVFMNEIGLDPGIDHMSAMQVIDSIREKGGKMLLFESFTGGLVAPESDTNLWNYKFTWNPRNVVVAGQGGAAKFIQEGTYKYIPYNKLFRRTEFFNVEGFGRFEGYANRDSLKYREAYGLQDVLTLYRGTMRRVGFSKAWNMLVELGMTDDSYTIENSENMSYRAFTNLFLPYSPTDSVELKLRHYLKIDQDDVMWGKLLELHLFDDTKFITLKNGTPAQILQQILEQSWTLDKDDKDMIVMYHKFGYSLNGENKQIDSNMVALGKNQTHTAMAKTVGLPVAMAALLILNNKIKTYGVQIPITKEVYDPILKELQNFGIVFKEYNTEYKGYNSAKLHS; encoded by the coding sequence ATGTTAAGACAAATACTTGTATTAGGTGCCGGAAAATCTACCGCTTATTTATTAGATTATTTACTAGAAAAAGCTGCTGAAGAAAGCTTACATATTACTATTGCAGATTTACAACCACAAAATATAGCGCCACATATAGCAAATCATCAGGCTTGTAGTGTAGTTGGTTTAGATATTTTTAATATAGAAGAAAGGCAAAAACTGGTACAAAAGGCAACCTTAGTAATATCTATGTTGCCAGCAAGTTTACACATACAAGTAGCTAAAGATTGTGTTAATTTTAAAAAACATTTGGTTACAGCATCTTATGTTAGTGATGAGTTACTTGGTTTAAATAAAGAGGTAAAAGACAACAAGCTTGTTTTTATGAACGAGATTGGCCTAGATCCTGGTATAGACCATATGAGTGCTATGCAAGTAATAGATAGCATTAGAGAAAAAGGAGGTAAAATGTTGTTGTTTGAGTCTTTTACAGGTGGTTTGGTTGCGCCGGAGAGCGATACTAATTTGTGGAACTATAAATTTACTTGGAACCCAAGAAACGTAGTGGTTGCTGGACAAGGTGGTGCGGCAAAATTTATACAAGAAGGTACCTATAAATATATACCTTATAACAAACTGTTTAGAAGAACAGAGTTTTTTAATGTAGAAGGTTTTGGTAGGTTTGAGGGGTATGCAAACAGAGATTCTTTAAAATACAGAGAAGCGTATGGTTTGCAAGATGTGCTTACCTTATACAGAGGCACTATGCGCCGCGTTGGTTTTTCTAAGGCGTGGAATATGCTTGTAGAATTAGGAATGACAGATGATAGCTATACTATTGAAAACTCTGAGAATATGAGCTACAGGGCATTTACAAATTTATTTTTACCGTACTCACCAACAGATTCTGTAGAGCTAAAACTACGCCATTACTTAAAAATAGATCAAGATGATGTAATGTGGGGCAAGTTGTTAGAACTACACCTTTTTGACGACACCAAATTTATAACACTTAAAAATGGGACGCCAGCACAAATACTACAGCAAATTTTAGAACAAAGCTGGACACTAGATAAGGATGATAAAGATATGATTGTGATGTACCATAAATTTGGGTACAGCCTTAACGGAGAAAACAAGCAAATAGATTCTAATATGGTTGCTTTGGGTAAAAACCAAACGCATACAGCTATGGCAAAAACTGTTGGTTTACCGGTAGCAATGGCAGCTCTGTTAATTTTAAATAACAAAATAAAAACTTACGGTGTACAAATACCTATTACCAAAGAGGTGTATGACCCTATTTTAAAAGAATTACAGAATTTTGGGATTGTATTTAAAGAGTATAACACAGAATATAAAGGATACAATTCTGCTAAACTACATAGTTAA
- a CDS encoding DUF423 domain-containing protein yields MNKTILSAGVFFGFTAVIFGAFGAHGLENLVDAKAIASYKTGTQYQMYHALLLLVLGVLPKLTEKHKKQIFYVLVIGIFLFSFSIYILSIDTILGFNAKSIALATPIGGLFLIIGWFLLGYRIFKHFN; encoded by the coding sequence ATGAACAAAACAATTTTAAGTGCTGGAGTATTTTTTGGTTTTACTGCAGTAATTTTTGGAGCCTTTGGTGCACACGGATTAGAGAATTTGGTAGATGCTAAAGCAATAGCATCATACAAAACAGGAACACAATACCAAATGTACCACGCACTTTTATTGTTGGTTTTAGGTGTACTACCAAAACTTACAGAAAAGCATAAAAAGCAAATTTTTTACGTTTTGGTAATAGGTATTTTTCTGTTTAGTTTTTCTATATATATTTTAAGTATTGATACAATTTTAGGATTTAATGCAAAATCTATAGCACTTGCAACTCCAATTGGTGGATTATTTTTAATAATTGGATGGTTTTTATTGGGTTATCGTATTTTTAAACATTTTAACTAA
- the pckA gene encoding phosphoenolpyruvate carboxykinase (ATP) has translation MSTYSPDTKTISLEEYGITSTDINYQLSPSELHKITLDKGMGKEASSGALAINTGEFTGRSPMDRFIVKDDVTADKVWWGDINIPFAPDKFDALYDKVIDYLNEKELYVRDAYACADKDYKLNIRVINEYPWSNMFAYNMFLRPTVEELNGFNPEWTVVNAPGFMADPEVDGTRQHNFAILNFTRKIALIGGTGYTGEIKKGIFSALNFILPVYKGTLPMHCSANVGKDGDTAIFFGLSGTGKTTLSADPNRKLIGDDEHGWTNENSVFNFEGGCYAKVINLSAENEPEIFGAIKKGAILENIVMDDKGAVDFADTSITQNTRVSYPIYNIENIQEPSIGTNPKNIFFLTADAFGVLPPISKLTPAQAAYHFISGYTAKVAGTEAGVVEPVPSFSACFGAPFMPLHPTKYAEMLSTKMQEAGVNVWLVNTGWTGGPYGVGTRMKLKYTRAMINAVLNGDLGLYSYDKYHIHSVFGVAQPRECPGVPTEVLSPRTTWNNDEEYYKTAFKLSNAFRENFKKFEAYANEEIRRGGPQRYAF, from the coding sequence ATGAGCACTTATAGTCCAGACACGAAAACGATTTCGTTGGAGGAATATGGTATTACAAGCACTGACATTAATTATCAATTATCTCCGTCAGAATTGCACAAAATAACTTTAGATAAAGGTATGGGTAAAGAAGCTTCTTCTGGAGCTTTAGCAATTAATACTGGCGAATTTACAGGTAGATCTCCTATGGATAGATTTATTGTAAAGGATGATGTAACTGCTGACAAAGTTTGGTGGGGAGATATTAACATTCCTTTTGCACCAGATAAATTTGATGCACTTTATGATAAAGTGATTGATTATCTAAACGAAAAAGAACTTTATGTAAGAGATGCTTATGCATGCGCTGATAAAGATTACAAGTTAAACATTAGAGTTATTAACGAGTACCCTTGGTCTAATATGTTTGCTTACAACATGTTTTTAAGACCAACTGTAGAAGAGCTAAATGGCTTTAACCCAGAATGGACTGTTGTTAATGCCCCAGGTTTTATGGCAGACCCAGAAGTAGATGGTACACGCCAACACAATTTTGCAATTTTAAACTTTACAAGAAAAATTGCTTTAATTGGTGGTACTGGTTACACAGGAGAAATTAAAAAAGGTATTTTTTCTGCGTTAAACTTTATTTTACCTGTTTACAAAGGCACATTGCCTATGCACTGTTCTGCAAACGTTGGCAAAGATGGTGACACTGCTATTTTCTTTGGATTATCTGGTACAGGTAAAACTACCCTGTCTGCAGATCCTAACAGAAAATTAATTGGTGACGATGAGCACGGTTGGACTAATGAAAACTCTGTTTTTAATTTTGAAGGTGGTTGTTACGCTAAAGTAATTAACCTATCTGCAGAAAACGAACCAGAAATATTTGGTGCCATTAAAAAAGGTGCTATTCTAGAAAATATTGTAATGGATGATAAGGGCGCTGTAGATTTTGCAGACACCTCTATTACTCAAAATACAAGAGTTAGTTACCCTATTTATAATATAGAAAACATACAAGAACCATCTATAGGTACTAACCCTAAAAACATATTCTTTTTAACAGCAGATGCTTTTGGTGTACTGCCTCCAATATCTAAGCTAACTCCTGCGCAAGCTGCTTACCACTTTATATCTGGTTACACAGCTAAAGTTGCAGGTACAGAAGCTGGTGTTGTAGAGCCGGTACCATCTTTTTCTGCTTGTTTTGGTGCACCATTTATGCCATTACACCCAACTAAATATGCAGAAATGCTAAGTACAAAAATGCAAGAAGCTGGGGTTAATGTATGGTTGGTTAATACTGGCTGGACAGGCGGACCTTACGGTGTTGGTACACGTATGAAATTAAAGTACACACGTGCTATGATTAATGCAGTATTAAATGGTGACTTAGGTTTATACTCTTATGACAAATACCACATACACTCTGTATTTGGTGTTGCACAACCTAGAGAGTGTCCTGGTGTACCTACAGAAGTACTTAGCCCAAGAACAACTTGGAATAATGATGAAGAGTACTACAAAACAGCTTTTAAATTATCTAACGCGTTCCGCGAAAACTTTAAAAAGTTTGAAGCCTACGCTAATGAAGAAATTAGAAGAGGTGGCCCACAACGCTACGCATTTTAA
- a CDS encoding alpha/beta hydrolase family protein: protein MKKRTKRILLILTLALISGIVYIFTYIPNLSKQHGVVETLLYLGDSENQPLIVAFGGAEGGIDWHRNHMKSKRDSLIQKGYAILAIGYFNSEGTPKNLDRISLDAISDTIINIAKKNSKINESKIALIGGSRGGELVLNLASRFDHFNAVIAMSTSNVSFPAITWSANTSSWTFKGKDVPYVPAPLKTISPALKGDLFTAHKMMLEDKKALKKAEIEVENINGAILILSGKTDDQWPASEMSDQLIQRLKNKKFKHYNKHIAIDGGHIAPLEHFNLVYDFLDKHLPTE, encoded by the coding sequence ATGAAGAAAAGAACGAAAAGAATATTATTAATCCTTACGCTAGCTTTAATCTCAGGAATAGTTTACATATTTACGTATATACCGAATTTATCAAAACAACATGGAGTTGTTGAAACTCTATTATATTTAGGAGATTCTGAAAATCAACCTTTAATTGTAGCTTTTGGTGGTGCAGAAGGTGGAATTGATTGGCATAGAAACCATATGAAAAGTAAGAGAGACAGTCTTATTCAAAAAGGTTATGCGATTTTAGCTATTGGATATTTCAATTCAGAAGGAACACCGAAAAATCTCGACAGAATTTCACTTGATGCAATTTCAGATACGATAATCAACATTGCCAAAAAAAATTCTAAAATTAATGAATCAAAAATTGCACTTATTGGAGGTTCTCGTGGTGGAGAATTAGTCTTAAATTTAGCTAGTAGATTTGACCATTTCAATGCTGTTATTGCAATGTCAACATCGAATGTAAGCTTCCCTGCAATTACTTGGTCTGCAAACACTTCTTCTTGGACTTTCAAAGGAAAAGACGTTCCTTATGTCCCAGCACCTTTAAAAACAATCTCACCTGCATTAAAAGGAGATTTATTTACTGCTCATAAAATGATGCTTGAAGACAAAAAAGCTTTAAAAAAAGCTGAAATTGAAGTTGAAAATATTAACGGAGCTATATTGATATTATCAGGTAAAACCGATGACCAATGGCCAGCTTCAGAAATGTCTGACCAATTAATCCAAAGACTGAAAAACAAAAAATTTAAGCATTACAATAAACATATAGCAATAGATGGTGGGCACATAGCACCTTTGGAACATTTTAATCTTGTATATGATTTTTTAGACAAGCATTTACCAACTGAATAA
- a CDS encoding helix-turn-helix domain-containing protein has product MKTYLNIADLLKDLNVKSESIHPGFHIFKFNETSKIAADALNPHLKTFFTIDFYADNLSKRQIGTTKVEDLTNSIAFNSPLQLFSVHTSNGIPGEEGYSLLFGTDFFEPKKHQYEIQHEFPYFKLNSNPTYKLSQLDLPLIKNLFDTIYEEFKKDDSHKVEIVRSYVLVLLLQIKRVVGNATEVVQLKRYQEITANFEELILKETSKYKTIADYADQLNITPIYLSECVKKVTGVTAKKILSNYMTLRAKALLQQTTSSVAQIAYEMGFDEPTNFIKFFKNNEGITPAAFRKLP; this is encoded by the coding sequence ATGAAAACCTATCTAAACATTGCAGACTTATTAAAAGACTTAAACGTAAAAAGTGAGTCTATACACCCTGGTTTTCATATTTTTAAATTTAACGAGACCAGCAAAATTGCCGCTGATGCACTCAATCCACATTTAAAAACATTTTTTACTATAGATTTTTATGCAGATAACCTATCTAAACGGCAAATAGGAACCACAAAGGTTGAAGACTTAACCAATTCAATAGCTTTTAATTCGCCTTTACAATTATTTTCGGTACACACCTCCAATGGTATACCAGGCGAAGAAGGTTATTCCTTGCTTTTTGGGACTGATTTCTTTGAACCTAAAAAACATCAATACGAAATTCAGCACGAGTTTCCTTATTTTAAATTGAACTCTAATCCCACTTATAAATTATCACAGTTAGATTTACCTTTAATTAAAAACCTGTTTGATACCATTTATGAAGAATTTAAAAAGGACGATTCCCATAAAGTAGAAATAGTACGCTCTTACGTGCTGGTACTTTTGCTTCAAATAAAACGTGTGGTTGGTAATGCTACAGAAGTGGTGCAACTAAAACGTTACCAAGAAATTACAGCCAATTTTGAAGAATTAATCCTTAAAGAAACTTCAAAATATAAAACCATTGCAGACTATGCAGATCAATTAAACATTACTCCCATTTACTTGTCTGAATGTGTAAAAAAAGTAACAGGAGTAACGGCTAAAAAAATCTTATCTAACTATATGACCTTACGCGCTAAGGCTTTGTTACAGCAAACTACCAGCTCAGTTGCCCAAATTGCGTATGAAATGGGTTTTGATGAGCCTACCAATTTTATCAAGTTTTTTAAAAACAACGAAGGCATTACACCTGCCGCTTTTAGAAAACTACCTTAA
- a CDS encoding MFS transporter, whose product MNTIETKPLSNKLLFIMATAIAATAANLYYNQPLIPSIGESLGLSESVLGFIPSASQIGYAMAIFFISPLGDVMNRKTVIRNLSITLVIALLGVYFAPNFGILVAATFVVGLGANITQQLLPLGSSLATPENKGKVVATLMTGLTTGILLSRTISGFIAEHFGWRSVFLTAAVVAAIIGVMLHVYLPSNKPTAKLKYNQLLASMFTLVKTKPLLREAAFVGALWFAAFNAMWATIAIHVMEEPFSLSVQQVGLLGFVGAAGIFGAKIAGKWADKIGARKVMTVSISLVLVSFVVLALGQNNMVVLCIGIVLLDLGVFGSQIPNQVRVFSVDVNAQSRANAIYMLFYYIGASAGSALGVSVISKFGWTGLTIFGFALAAIALLFHISRKSK is encoded by the coding sequence ATGAACACCATAGAAACAAAACCTTTAAGCAATAAGTTGTTATTTATAATGGCAACTGCCATTGCGGCAACGGCAGCTAATTTATATTACAATCAGCCTTTAATTCCGTCTATTGGAGAATCATTAGGACTTAGCGAAAGTGTGCTAGGTTTTATACCATCTGCATCGCAAATTGGGTATGCAATGGCTATATTTTTTATTTCCCCGTTGGGAGATGTAATGAACAGAAAAACAGTGATAAGAAACTTATCTATCACTTTGGTTATAGCATTACTGGGCGTGTATTTTGCTCCAAATTTTGGCATTTTAGTGGCAGCTACTTTTGTGGTAGGTTTGGGAGCCAATATTACGCAACAATTGCTGCCACTGGGTTCGTCTTTAGCTACACCAGAGAATAAAGGCAAAGTAGTGGCTACATTAATGACAGGTTTAACAACCGGTATATTATTGTCTAGAACTATAAGCGGATTTATAGCTGAGCATTTTGGTTGGCGTAGTGTGTTTTTAACTGCTGCCGTTGTTGCCGCCATAATTGGTGTTATGTTACACGTTTACTTACCATCAAACAAACCTACGGCAAAACTAAAATACAACCAGTTACTGGCATCAATGTTCACCTTGGTAAAAACCAAACCACTTTTACGCGAAGCCGCTTTTGTAGGTGCACTTTGGTTTGCTGCCTTTAACGCTATGTGGGCAACTATTGCTATACACGTTATGGAAGAACCTTTTTCGTTATCGGTACAGCAAGTAGGTCTGTTAGGGTTTGTTGGTGCTGCCGGAATTTTTGGCGCTAAAATAGCGGGCAAATGGGCAGATAAAATTGGAGCTAGAAAGGTAATGACCGTTTCCATTAGTTTGGTGTTGGTAAGTTTTGTGGTGCTTGCATTAGGGCAAAATAATATGGTGGTGCTTTGTATTGGTATTGTACTGCTAGATTTGGGCGTGTTTGGTTCTCAAATACCAAACCAGGTGCGTGTTTTTTCGGTAGATGTAAATGCACAAAGTAGAGCCAATGCCATTTATATGCTTTTTTATTACATAGGCGCATCTGCAGGTTCTGCATTGGGTGTATCTGTAATTAGCAAATTTGGCTGGACAGGACTTACCATTTTTGGATTTGCTTTAGCTGCAATTGCCCTTCTTTTTCATATTTCGAGAAAATCGAAATAA
- a CDS encoding peroxiredoxin-like family protein has product MNTEHTNLKDALSAKQAAWETNASEAQKEMTTENLEAIVATQFLENAVNVGDKIIDFTLKNALGECTNLQSVLDNGPVILTWYRGGWCPYCNITLQYLQNSLPEFKKYGANLLALTPELPDKSLSTSEKHDLQFEVLSDVGNKIAKQYGLVYKLTDALSEIYQNKLGLKNYNGDDSSELPITATYVIDAKGIVQYAFLDADYRKRAEISEIIDVLKTL; this is encoded by the coding sequence ATGAATACAGAACATACAAATTTAAAAGACGCTTTAAGTGCAAAACAAGCAGCTTGGGAAACCAATGCTTCCGAGGCACAAAAAGAAATGACAACTGAAAACCTTGAGGCTATTGTAGCTACCCAATTTTTAGAAAATGCGGTAAACGTTGGAGATAAAATAATCGATTTTACATTAAAAAATGCCTTGGGAGAATGCACCAACTTACAGTCGGTTTTAGACAACGGACCTGTGATTTTAACGTGGTACAGAGGTGGTTGGTGTCCGTACTGTAACATTACCTTACAGTACTTGCAAAACAGTCTGCCAGAATTTAAAAAATATGGTGCAAATCTTTTGGCTTTAACTCCAGAATTGCCGGACAAATCTCTTAGCACATCTGAAAAGCACGATTTACAATTTGAAGTTTTAAGCGATGTGGGAAACAAGATTGCCAAACAATACGGACTGGTGTATAAACTAACCGATGCGCTATCTGAAATATACCAGAACAAATTGGGCTTAAAAAATTACAATGGCGATGACAGTAGCGAACTACCTATTACAGCTACTTATGTTATAGATGCAAAAGGCATTGTGCAATATGCTTTTCTTGATGCTGATTACCGCAAAAGAGCAGAAATTTCAGAAATCATAGACGTATTAAAAACACTTTAG
- a CDS encoding DoxX family protein, producing MVLNIITIGLKLLSAYAMFTFALPKLRGLAVSVKSFTQFGEVLGISGKGFMHFTGTLELLTALVLLASVFLSEKAGNITTITGYILLFGTMAGALVTEYFIRETPVPMLVSLAITLLLIAVSQLIIKFI from the coding sequence ATGGTACTAAATATTATTACAATAGGATTAAAATTACTGAGCGCTTATGCTATGTTTACATTTGCCCTTCCTAAACTACGTGGCTTAGCGGTAAGCGTAAAATCATTTACACAATTTGGCGAAGTTTTAGGTATAAGCGGCAAAGGCTTTATGCACTTTACCGGTACATTAGAATTGCTAACTGCATTGGTGTTATTGGCTTCTGTTTTTTTAAGTGAAAAAGCAGGGAACATTACTACAATAACGGGCTATATTTTGCTATTTGGTACTATGGCTGGAGCGTTGGTTACCGAATATTTTATAAGAGAAACTCCTGTGCCTATGTTGGTAAGCCTAGCTATTACGTTACTGCTTATTGCAGTTTCCCAACTGATTATAAAGTTTATATAA